The Gallus gallus isolate bGalGal1 chromosome 5, bGalGal1.mat.broiler.GRCg7b, whole genome shotgun sequence region ACTGCGTGTCCCCCACCAGCAGTTCTGGGGAGCGGTACCACCTGGTTGCCACGTAGTCTGTGTAGTAATCACCTGGGCCAGCTGCGTTGGGGTTGGGAAGGagatgtggggtgtggggtcagaAGGGTGCAgacacagctcagagcagcaacaagaggctgcccagagaggctgtggatgccccgtccatccctggaggtgttcaaggccaggttggatggggccctgggcagcctgggctggtattacatgtggaggttggtggccctgcctgcagcagggagcttggagcttcatgatccttgaggtcccttccaagcagggccattctatgattctaagaacaACAGCACCTTCAGGACCCACGTGAGCTCCAGGAACAGGATGAGTCACTGCCCACCAGCAGAACACAACTTTGCAAACACTCAAGAGTTGGGAAAAACCAAGAGCGTGTTTgtctcaaaacaaaaacacgCAGAGCTTGGCTGCAGGCCCCATGCAGCCCACATGATTCGCTTGAACAAgagctacaaaaataaaatcaggggCTTTATTACAATGGAAAATGTGAAGCCATTGTTTGCAGAGACGGCACCTTCTGCCAAAGGGAGCCCTCCTGCTACGGAactccagctgtgccccagcaTTGCACAAGCAGTGGTCAGGCCAGCCGCCATCCCCggctcagcaccagcagggaGCTCAGGGCACATTACTTACAGAGGCATTCAACTGTCTGACCCAGCCCTGTTTAATCCGCTCTGGGGATCTCAATCCAACCATCTCCAATGCCTTCAGCAGAACTCCTTTGTGAAAACACACCAGCCCTTATACATTACACAGGATGTAACATTACTGAGGTCTGAAAGTCCAAACCTGCACTTCACTGAGCCCTGGCATGTATCACCCAcggaggcaggcaggcagcactcACTCAGCATGCGAGCAAATCCGAAGTCACAGAGTTTGATGACGGAGTGCTTCGTTATCAGGATGTTTTCTGGCTTTACATCTCGATGGATgcactggaaacaaacaaacaaaaccagaaagtaaaaaacaaaccacatcAAGGTTAGAAACAGCTATTTTAGCTTGGAAAACAGCtgttgtttagcttggagaagagaaggctgtggggagacctcattgtggccttccaatacttgaagggagcgtataaacaggagggggaacggctgtttgtgagggtggacggtgataggacaagggggaatggtttgaaactgagacaggggaggtttaggttggagatgaggaggaagtttttcccccagagggtggtgacgcactgaacaggttgcccaaggaggctgtggatgccccatccctgcaggcattcaaggccaggctggatgtggctctgggcagcctgggctgctggttggcgaccctgcacatagcagggggttggaactcaatgagcactgtgggccttttcaacccaggccattctaggattctatgattctatttaacCTGGCCCTTGGACAAAGAACTGCTTAATTTAGCTGCTGTTAGTTTCTTCTCTGAGGACTGAAGTGCTGTTTGCTAACCCAGCGTCACAAAGCTCCAGAGAAGGGTGACTACATAAAACCTCATTACCTGTGCTCTACAGCAGGTCAGACTGTGCTATCTAATTGTTTCCCCAGCTTTAAAACTCCATTAAATCTTTCAAGCTGAGAAAGGGAGCATGAAAAAGACAAATCCTGGAGGCAGGACAGACGTCTGAGCAAGTCCCTGTGTCTCAGCCtccagaaagcagaggaggGGTTGTAAAGCTGTTCTACCCCCTCTCACTGCTGAGGGTACACACTACTATTTCAGATGGgtgttttctgctgaaaatggGAGATGTCATCTGACTTCTTCTCAAGAAAACTCTGTGATCAGGAAAACAGCATCAGAATCTGTGTCTCACCCaaaggcacagcacagctcttgtTAGTGCTGCTCAGGGGACTTACGTTGTGTTTGTGACAAAAGTTCACAGCTTGGAGGGTCTGCCAGGTAATGCTCCTGACCAGCTGCTCCGGGACCCTGTCATAAGAGAGCACATTTTTACTATTTGGGTCAAACAATTTCGCTATtacaggagaaagcagagcCTGTTGCAGGAGGCAAAGCTCTCCTTGGAGACTGCTGTCCCAGCATGGCAGGGGCAGCTGAGGGATCATCAGCACCACTTCCCCATCCGGTCAGCCTGATGCATCCCATGTATTGCCAGCATAGGATGTATGGCAACCCAGAGCATGCCAGAGCACCCAGTGCCAGTTGGTCAGTTTCAAGCTCAAAACCAATTTTATTTCCAATGTTTAACACTGCAAGACTTTTGATTcatcataaataaaaagataagcCAAAACGAAATGCAAGAGGCTGGCTTCAGGACACCCTCCACTGTCAAAACAGAAGGTCTTGTGCTGATGCTGCCATTGAAAAGCTTGAGTTTCCTTGCAGAAACATCCTAGAAGGATGAGTGCTGTGCTGACAGAGGGATGAAGCTGGTGAGATGACCCAGAAGAGTGTATGAAGAGGCATGAGCCCTCCCATCCCAACTCTGACCATGAAAGGCTTTACCACCTGCAGTAGCAAAGATCAGAAGCCAAGTATGGCTgccagggggaagttctttactgtgagagtggtgaggtactggaacagctgcccagagaggctgtggatgccccgtccatccctggaggtgttcaaggccaggttggatggggccctgggcagcctgggctggtattacatgtggaggttggtggccctgcctgtggtggtccttggggtccctttcaacccaagccattctgtgattctatgaactagGGAGGATATGGTAGGTGGGAGCATCAAAGGAACAAACCCTCTACACCTGGAAAATGTTCCTTCTGCTCTCATAGCTCACGCTGTGTGTAAGTGGCTGTTTGCAGGGGAGGATATCTGACCCCTCGGAGCTCGGCAAGCCACAGCTCAGGAACTCCTGTCATCCAACACACAGTCCTGGGCTCTACCACTGCTCTGCTACACCGCTTGTCAGTGCCATCACTATGGACTGTGTCCATGCTGGGTGCTCTGCCACAGCCCTAACGTCTTTGCAGCGGGACACAAAGCCTCctgcagccactcagccccactgctgcccagccAGCTGCACACCACCCAAATGCTCCGGCTCAGCGCTCTGATCACCATGGTGAGCCATACCAGGCAGGAGCACATGTGAGCTTATGGGCAGCAACAGGTAACCCTGAGCACTGTGATGAGAAACCTCTCCTGGGATGAATGATATTCCCCTGGGaactctgcagagcagcagtgggctcCCATGGACAGCCTGGGCTCCTTTGCTCCAAGCTCCCAGCAAGAGAAGGGCCACTCACCCCCGGGGGTGCTTGTCCAGCTCGTGGAGAACGGTGTGGTCGCAGTACTCAAAGACCAGGTgcagcttcctctttctcctgaacacctccagcaggTTCACCAGGTTGGGGTGTTTCAGTTGCTGTAACACACAGACAGGTTGGTCAGTTACTGCACGTACCCCGGCTTTGCTCTCAGTAAGAGCCCGTAACAGACAAACAGACagtgaggaaaacaaagagctcCTCTGATAAGCATAAAGAAAGTACGTGGACTCAGCATCTCCGGGCTGTTGCCAGAATTTGGATGGGTTAACAAACACATTTCTAAGCAAGGGAGCTGCAAAGGGTGTTGCCTAGGAGCCACACTGACCCTGTCTGCCAAGGGGCCTCTCCATCAGACAGAGCCTGCAAAGGAGTGGGGAGCAGAAATGTGCAAGGAGCCGCCGCTGGGGAGCACCCCGAAAACCCCCGCTGCAATTCTCCctttggaaagcagcagtgttGGCTTTCCACTGCCCCCAGTAGGGTCTGCATGCAGACCAGCTCTGTTTCGCACATTTCCAGCACACCCCACGGGATCCATCTGCTGCCCACTGCATGGAACGGTCCTCTGACAGACCAACGTCGCACAGACACACCGTGTCTTTGGcaaacagctgctgcctgagccaggcagtgctgccacAAACAAGCTGTTGCTATTGACAGAAGGCCGAGCGGGCAGCCACGCAGCTCTGCACTCGGTAACCCaacgctgctggggctgctgcagcgTGTGGCCCTGCGGCCCTCAGGATGGTGCTCCATCTGTGCTGCCAGAGACTTCTGCCCACATCTGTAACGCCGTTGAAATCTTAATGGATCGTTTGCTAAAACAGCACAGCTGTCAGGCCTCTGTGCCCCTCTGACAGTCACGTGGTGCTGTTACAGATGCAGGTGCTCAATAAGGGATGAGCAGATAGCAGGAGAggtatttaaaaacattgtgACGTGCAGAAATCTCCCTCTGCATTGGGGATCTGAGGGCCACAGGCTTCCCGGAGAGCAAAGCCGGGCAACTCCATGGAAAGGAGCGTTGCAGTGagcagctgtgggctgggaaTGTGGGGAAAGGAGCTGGGGATGAAACAGAACgtctttctctgcagctctATGGGGTTTTGTTAACTTCAGATCCTTACATCCTTGGTGGACTGCAAGAATATGACGCGTCCAGGCTGACTGCATGGCTCCTGGGAAGAAAAGCACCTTATCGGGGCTCCTTTGGAGTTTGTATTCCTCTCCTGCCCCGGTGTGGCCGTCCCCCACCCGGCGCTGCGTTATGGCAAACGAAGGAAAACGTAGGAAGGAAGCGTTGCTATGGCTGTGGCACCGCTGCCTCGGGGTGCCGTGGAGACCAAACGAACACAACAGCGCAGAAAGAGAGAGGCTGAGCGAAGGTCTGCGAGCCACAAAGCTACGGGCACAGCCTCCGGCTCCGGGAGCCGTGCCTGAAGGCTCCGGGGGAGAGACCCCCAAAACCACGAGGACGGAGGCCAGGTCAACCCATGGGGCGCGCGGCCGTCCCTACCCACGGGCACAGCGGTCGGCTCAACCCCTCTCCGCAGCGCACGGGACGGACGCTCACCCGCTCCCCGCTGACCCCGCGCGGTGCCGCCCACCTTCAGCATGCGGACCTCCCGCAGCGCGATCTTCCGGATCACCGGGTCCTCCTCGGACTCCAGGAACTTCTTGATGGCCACGATCTGCCCCGTCTCCCTGTTGCGGCACTTGAAGACGACGCCGTAGGAGCCCTCCCCGACCTTGCCCAGCTTCTCGTACCGCTCCATGGCGCGGCTGCGCCCCCGACCTCAGCCCGGCGCCGCGGTCAGCGCCTCCCCggggcggggaggaggaggagccgTGCCCGGGGCCGCCGGGACGGGCGCGGTGCTCTCCGCCCGGAACTGAGGGCTCCGAGCTGTGTGCGGGCAGCAGGGAGCGGGGAGGCCGATGTCCGAACGTGGGGCAGCCCGGTGGGCTCCTACCAGCAGCAGTCCTTCAGCGCTTCCGTCTCTTTAGCTTTGCGTTCTCTTTCCTCGCGGTCCGGCTGTGGGATGAGGTCACCTTATGACCCCGCACACACTGCCCAGGGGTGGAGGGGTCACCATCTCTAGAGATGCTccagagccgtggagatgtggctctgagggacgTCAGCAgcgggcacggtggggtgggctggggttgggcttggagaactcagaggtcttttccaacctgtgcGATTCTATGGCTCTTCGTGCGATGTCCCCAGCAGAACCGCAGGTCACCGAGATGCTCCCGGCTCCATCAGGACTGCCGCGGCACTCAGCCCTGCTTGAAGCCCTTCCCACCGACTGCCACAAAGGCAGAGATCAGCTTACTGGGGTCCGTCCCGCGAGGCATTGTTCCCAGCAAGTGCACGCACCACACCGAGGTATCAAATAAAGCGTCATTTATTTGGCACAGACCAAAATGAATGGCGACAGAAACGGAACGAAGCCTAAGTTGCCCAAATGGAACGCATGCCATCAGTCTTGGTTACATCTGATGGAACAAAACAGCTCAGAAAGTCTCCACAAATAGAGACGGTGCTCAGCAGAGGCAGCTGGGCATGGGACATGTGGCCACTGGTGCCAAACTGCTCCCGGGAAGCAGGGAGGCTTTGCAGCGGGAAGCAGCACCTCACAGCTACGTGCACAACGCCCGCCCATAAAACCAGACCGTGCATTTCAGAACACACCATGAGGAACGCTTTAACAGCTCCAAAAGGAGGTTTGATTATGGGAGGACTTTCCTACAGCCCTTCTATATGACCCAGGAGATCACCAGTCCCCCACGTCACTCCGATACCTTCCCTTGGTGATCTCTGCATGGCAGCGTCCTGACCTAACGGGCATTGGCTGCAGTTATTCCCATAAACACTGAGACGTTACGTGcacatttctttcagtctttgAGATCTCCCTGAGGCCGATGTAGTAATGAAGCCCCAACTAACTTTTGCAGCGAGTGAAATGAGTGCAAACACTTCCTCTACAACATCTGTATGCTGTGcttcactttttctttgcttctgccATAGAGCTGCTGCTGTAATCCGGGGACTGCACCACTGGGGCTgcacacccagcactgccaccataGGGCAcccagctcagtgctggagaGCTCCGCTTCCTTCACGCATGGAACTTAAACCTCTCCCTCACTACTGCCCATCCAACTGCCCACTCAACCAACTTCCAAGCATTGGTGGTGGCCGATTTTTAGGTTCCGGGCGCACATCAGTTATCAAACCCTGATATGGATATGGAACTGAAAAGCCAGACTTGATGCAAACCTCAACTCAGTAACAAGAACTGCTTCTGAATGACGCTGCTAAGCAGATAAAGCACTACACACCATGCAGTCTGTTGGTGCTCCTTCAGAACAACCAAACGCTCCACCCACACCTGGTAACGAAGCACATTACTGATGCACGCCGTGCGGTGAGCTCACCCCGTCGGTGTTCAGTTCCAAGCAGGCAGGTTGGTGCCCACGCAGACATCCCTGCGCTCTGTCTGTCAGGTTGGGAGTTCAATCATCCTCCTCCGGCTCTGCCCGCAGCCTGGAGCCAGGCCCAGCTCCGTGCCACGCTTCCATTCCTGCCCCCTTACAGTGGTGCACAAAGCTCCCAACCCATCTCTCTTAGGGCAGCAGCTACAGCAGCAGGACGGATGCTGCACGCTGCAGGGTTCCATTTCAGAGCCTTCCAATCTTAACGGAGCACTGCTCTATCTGCCTACAGAATGAAGTGAGCAGGTGGACGTAAGGTAGCAAAACCAGATGCCATCCCGACATCGGCCCACAGCACCTCCAAGTCTTAATGAACGAGAAAGACAAATGAACCCACGTGGCTTTTTAATGGAGGAACAAACCCAGAAAGAAGAACGCAGCTGACAAAACAGGCAAAGGGAAGAGGTGACGGAAAGCTTTAATACAGAATACTGCTTCTTATCGTATTTATTTATACTACCCAGCGGGGAATGCGGCACCCAAAGCCcaacaggaggaggagggcagagcagagggccgTGCAGCTCCGCTCTCCCCTTGGGAACAGCATAAATAATCTACACGTCACGGGCAGCCCGATACACAACACTTCCATTCATTAAGGATGATGCCCAGGCGCAGTTTCCGCCTCCTGTCACAAGGCTCATCCCTAatttgtgaaaataaagcatatatattttgtacatttatatatatatataaatatatatatatatagatataaaaaTACACGCCGCCGGTCAGCTgaatacacatgcacacatgcacacacacacggaTGTGTATGGCACACACCCACCCGGTAGCAACACGTCAATACCAACACTACATTTTGTGTACACACCCCCTACGTCTAGCAGATAAGAAAATCCCTTTTTGTGGCAATTCTGCaggcaagaagaaaatcaataCAAAATCCTTGGTTgtacaaaactgcatttttacaaAGTCCGACGCTGTAACGTAGCCTCAGTAACGCACCGCATCTCTACAAGGAAAAGAGGCATCATCAAATCTTTATAcagttgtaaaaaaaaaccaaaccaaacctgtgagctgctctgcaaCCTTCCTGTGCTAAAAGTTAGATCCGTTACACCACCCTAGCAGCAGATTAATAAATAAGGATTAAATAGTCTATAGTACAAAGCCATACCGAATGGCAGACTTAAAACCAAAAAGCTCTGTGGATATTTTCACTCCCTACACAAATTGGGTTTTTTCATTAAGAATAAGACTCGGTATAAAAGGGGGAAACGGCCACTAGGTCTGTATCTACAGAATACAGGGGGAGCCCGGGGGAAGTAAAATAATTAACAGTTTATGGCACCTTTACTgaataacattattttaaaggCTCTGTTTCCCTACGCTAATGAGTAAAGGGCTACTTATCCCATAGCTTTTATTAAGCAAACTTGACATAACCAACCACACAGTGGCAAGAGACAGAACCAGCTGTTCCCAGCTGCAAAAATGTATTGATTTCCACCTGAAAACAGCAACATTTAGGTGTCGAGAGAAGAAAAGAGTCACAGTCCCACATGTACTGAGTTTCCTAAtgctcctttttcctcctgcacTGAACGCCCCGCGTTGGGTCACTGCCGCTCAGTAACTGTTTTCATGGCCAGCCAAGATGTAGAGGTTGCTGTGTGCAGTTGGGTTCTCCGTCGGCCTGCTCTCCAGCACCACCACTCTGCAACCAAACACAAACAACACCCAAGCAGTCAGCGGCAAAGCACAGAGTATGTGGGCGCTACAGCCTTCTCAAGGCTGGGGAGAGGGGTAGCTCCTAAATAGTGGGGCATTTTATCCTTTAAACCTGTTACATCGTTTCCCACTCTGCAGCATCGCTTCCCTAACAAAACTAAGGCAGAACAAGGGGCAGGGGAGCAGCCCTCCCACCCACAggcagcccctcctgcccttcccttcTGCACCTCCATAGCTCTGATGGGATCCAAGACAGAAAGGTGTTTCTGCAGCTCACCTGAATGTAGTAAGAAAGTCTTTTGTCTGGACAGAGACAAAAGGAGGAATTGGGCAGCTCGAGAAGGATGGAAAAACTGCACGTAGCAGCAAAAGCTTATTCTTATGATC contains the following coding sequences:
- the CDKL1 gene encoding cyclin-dependent kinase-like 1, translated to MERYEKLGKVGEGSYGVVFKCRNRETGQIVAIKKFLESEEDPVIRKIALREVRMLKQLKHPNLVNLLEVFRRKRKLHLVFEYCDHTVLHELDKHPRGVPEQLVRSITWQTLQAVNFCHKHNCIHRDVKPENILITKHSVIKLCDFGFARMLTGPGDYYTDYVATRWYRSPELLVGDTQYGPPVDVWAIGCVFAELLSGVPLWPGKSDVDQLYLIRRTLGDLIPRHQQVFSTNQFFSGVTIPDPESMEPLEMKFPSISYPALALMKGCLRMDPAERQTCEQLLQHPYFDSVREAGDVGKEHEKAARRPAKLTRKHVPGFQYLPQLSSSNVLPALDSKKYFCKTRKSNYHFPNI